One genomic window of Ignavibacteriota bacterium includes the following:
- a CDS encoding tryptophan 2,3-dioxygenase, protein MDKPYPPVYYAEYLKLEQLLGAQSPKSAEYGAPAHDEMLFIIVHQAYELWFKQILHEMGSVIDLFAGDTVDEKVLGTAVSRLHRIVEIQKVIIDQLRVLETMTPMDFLDFRDYLFPASGFQSVQFRLVEIAFGLKAEQRLLYNQFAYHTRVSPEHQELLKRAESQPSLYDLLERWLERTPFLDAGDYSFWQEYRGAVHAMLDGDRAVIAGNTTLTELEKRVQFEELDATAARFNALFEEPLHEELRQSGKRRLSHRATQAALFIVLYRDQPILQLPYRLLAGLIDVDEMFTTWRYRHALMVHRMIGTKIGTGGSSGYHYLKSTAENHRVYTDLIDLSTYIIPRAALPALSADMERRLGFAAGY, encoded by the coding sequence ATGGACAAGCCCTATCCGCCCGTGTATTACGCCGAGTATCTCAAACTCGAGCAATTACTCGGCGCACAGTCTCCCAAGAGCGCAGAATACGGCGCTCCCGCGCACGACGAGATGTTGTTCATCATCGTGCATCAGGCGTACGAACTGTGGTTCAAACAGATCCTGCACGAGATGGGATCGGTGATCGATCTTTTCGCCGGCGACACCGTCGACGAAAAGGTGCTCGGCACGGCCGTGTCGCGCCTGCACCGCATCGTCGAGATACAGAAAGTGATCATCGATCAATTACGCGTGCTCGAGACGATGACGCCGATGGACTTCCTCGATTTCCGCGACTACCTCTTTCCCGCCTCGGGATTCCAGAGCGTACAATTCCGTCTCGTCGAAATCGCTTTCGGACTCAAGGCCGAACAGCGCCTGCTGTACAATCAGTTCGCCTACCACACGCGTGTTTCGCCCGAGCATCAGGAATTGCTCAAACGCGCGGAGTCGCAGCCCTCGCTGTACGATCTGCTCGAGCGCTGGCTCGAACGCACACCATTTCTGGACGCGGGCGACTACTCGTTCTGGCAGGAATACCGCGGCGCCGTCCACGCGATGCTCGACGGCGACCGCGCGGTGATCGCGGGCAACACAACACTGACCGAGCTCGAGAAGCGCGTGCAGTTCGAGGAACTCGACGCCACCGCGGCACGCTTCAACGCCCTGTTCGAGGAGCCCCTGCACGAGGAGTTGCGGCAGTCGGGCAAGCGCCGGCTTTCGCACCGCGCCACGCAGGCGGCGCTCTTCATCGTGCTGTACCGCGACCAGCCCATACTGCAGCTCCCCTACCGCCTGCTCGCGGGCCTCATCGACGTCGACGAGATGTTCACCACGTGGCGGTACCGTCACGCGCTGATGGTGCACCGTATGATCGGCACCAAGATCGGCACGGGCGGGAGTTCCGGATATCACTATCTGAAATCCACCGCCGAGAACCACCGCGTGTACACCGATCTGATCGACCTGTCCACCTACATCATTCCGCGCGCCGCGCTGCCCGCGCTGAGCGCCGACATGGAACGGCGCCTCGGATTCGCGGCCGGATACTGA